In Chryseobacterium lactis, a single genomic region encodes these proteins:
- a CDS encoding transposase has protein sequence MTLDNFKKIHLGSLIKTRVHETGTEIQRICNFVECDEDDLEKFFESETIDTGVLLRFSKLLKYDFFRFYSQHLILFAPAGSNHNPSFEKVRNESPTLPQFRKNIYNREIIIFILELIDSGEKTKQQIMDDYKIPKTTLYKWISKYKKNI, from the coding sequence ATGACACTTGATAATTTTAAAAAAATACATTTAGGCTCTTTAATAAAAACAAGAGTACATGAAACAGGCACAGAAATACAAAGAATATGCAATTTTGTTGAATGTGATGAAGACGATCTTGAAAAGTTCTTTGAAAGTGAAACTATTGATACCGGTGTCCTGTTGAGGTTTTCCAAATTACTGAAATATGATTTTTTCAGATTTTACAGCCAACATTTAATATTATTTGCTCCTGCCGGGAGTAATCACAATCCTTCTTTTGAAAAAGTTAGAAATGAATCGCCTACCCTGCCTCAGTTCAGGAAAAACATTTACAATAGAGAGATTATCATTTTCATTTTGGAACTGATTGATTCCGGTGAGAAAACAAAGCAACAAATCATGGATGACTATAAAATACCAAAAACAACTCTGTACAAATGGATCAGCAAATACAAAAAGAACATTTGA
- a CDS encoding transposase, translating into MDHSQPDYKRIYNDLLSKKYPHKKEECRSILMQDHISVLDIMRLDEIIFNRRDKETNIFNQKVRSYDHSAMAEILEFQKKNRLSNSQTANYFKMSRNTITKWKKIAESKKSELD; encoded by the coding sequence ATGGACCATTCACAGCCTGATTATAAACGAATTTATAATGATCTTCTTTCTAAAAAATATCCGCATAAAAAAGAAGAATGTCGATCTATTCTGATGCAGGATCATATTTCCGTTTTAGACATTATGAGGCTGGATGAGATTATTTTTAACCGGAGAGATAAAGAAACCAATATTTTTAATCAAAAAGTACGTTCGTATGATCATTCGGCTATGGCTGAAATTTTAGAATTTCAAAAGAAGAACAGGTTGAGTAATTCCCAGACTGCCAATTATTTTAAAATGAGCAGAAATACGATCACAAAATGGAAAAAAATAGCAGAAAGTAAAAAGTCTGAATTGGATTAA
- a CDS encoding DUF1573 domain-containing protein yields MKNLKITALLAVLAFSPFYANVISDGGTAVINVLADAIKWNKESIDVGNIPQGKPKLIRFEFTNTSAKPVIIQNVAPSCGCTTADYTKTPIQPGKKGFIEASFNAAAAGPFMKTVNVTTSESKTPKTLSFKGVVI; encoded by the coding sequence ATGAAAAATTTAAAAATCACCGCACTACTTGCCGTATTGGCATTTTCTCCTTTTTATGCTAATGTAATTTCTGATGGAGGTACCGCTGTCATAAACGTACTTGCCGATGCCATCAAATGGAATAAAGAATCTATAGATGTAGGTAATATTCCTCAGGGAAAACCAAAATTAATCAGATTTGAATTTACCAATACCAGTGCAAAACCGGTTATTATACAAAATGTTGCCCCTTCATGCGGATGTACAACTGCTGATTATACAAAAACACCAATTCAACCGGGTAAAAAAGGTTTTATTGAAGCGAGTTTTAATGCTGCCGCTGCCGGACCTTTCATGAAAACAGTGAATGTTACGACAAGTGAGAGTAAAACTCCTAAAACATTATCTTTTAAAGGAGTGGTTATTTAA
- a CDS encoding sensor histidine kinase gives MEIKKLNIIISLGFVAIIGILIAQLLWTKQAYNLEDKKFDQKVNIALMEVVEKLSDGKTSFTENPVQNIANDYYLVSINKEIHPTVLEYYLKTEFNRFQVNSDYVYALYNCHNDKMIYGKYISSNQKNSDNKTIKFPKHKNLVYYFSIRFPDKNTYLVSSLRFWYLLTFAIIIILFVYVYSIYTIIQQKKFSELQRDFINNMTHEFKTPLSSILLASESLSKQELILENPKLKTYTSIITNQSIKLNNHIEKILNIAKNDASGLSLKPQKIVLLPFIQNIVESVQQKNEKVKIETDIENGISIMADEFHFSNIIYNLLDNSIKYCETHPEILISAHKNAKGINLIFKDSGMGIPTKNIPHIFDKFYRINTKKSDEVNGFGLGLFYVKKIVQQHNWKISVENNTDPGITTTIFIPL, from the coding sequence ATGGAAATTAAAAAGCTCAATATTATTATATCTTTAGGGTTTGTTGCGATTATCGGTATTTTAATAGCACAACTCCTCTGGACAAAACAGGCCTATAATCTTGAGGATAAAAAGTTTGATCAGAAAGTGAATATTGCTTTAATGGAAGTGGTTGAAAAATTATCTGACGGCAAAACCTCTTTTACTGAAAATCCTGTTCAGAATATCGCAAATGATTATTATCTCGTTAGTATTAACAAAGAAATACATCCCACCGTTCTTGAATATTATCTGAAGACAGAATTCAACCGCTTTCAGGTGAACTCAGATTATGTGTATGCTTTATACAATTGTCATAACGACAAAATGATCTATGGCAAATACATCTCCTCCAATCAGAAAAACTCTGACAATAAAACAATTAAATTTCCAAAGCATAAAAATCTGGTTTACTATTTTTCAATCCGGTTTCCTGATAAAAATACTTATCTGGTAAGCTCTTTACGTTTTTGGTATCTGCTTACTTTCGCCATTATTATTATTTTGTTTGTGTATGTTTATTCTATTTATACCATTATTCAGCAAAAGAAATTCTCAGAGCTGCAAAGGGATTTCATTAACAATATGACTCATGAGTTCAAAACCCCTTTATCCTCTATCCTCCTGGCCTCTGAATCATTAAGCAAGCAAGAACTCATCCTGGAGAATCCCAAATTAAAAACCTACACTTCTATTATCACCAATCAAAGTATTAAGCTTAATAATCATATTGAAAAAATACTGAATATTGCGAAAAATGATGCTTCCGGACTTTCTCTAAAACCACAAAAAATAGTTCTGTTGCCTTTTATTCAGAATATTGTGGAATCGGTACAGCAGAAAAATGAAAAAGTGAAGATTGAAACGGATATTGAAAATGGCATTTCTATTATGGCAGATGAATTTCACTTCAGCAATATCATTTACAACCTTCTGGATAATTCTATAAAATACTGCGAAACCCATCCTGAAATACTTATTTCAGCGCATAAGAATGCAAAGGGAATCAACCTCATCTTCAAAGATAGCGGCATGGGTATTCCAACTAAAAATATTCCTCATATATTTGACAAGTTTTATAGGATAAATACAAAAAAAAGTGACGAAGTTAACGGATTTGGATTAGGATTGTTTTACGTAAAAAAGATTGTACAGCAGCATAACTGGAAAATTTCAGTTGAAAACAATACAGACCCGGGAATTACAACAACTATTTTTATTCCTCTTTAA
- a CDS encoding response regulator transcription factor — protein MDKSKILYAEDDETIAFLIQDSLENYYEINHYADGKSALDAFNSQSFDICLLDIMMPGLNGFDLAQEIRSSNLEIPIIFISAKALKEDRIKGLKIGADDYLVKPFSIEELILKIEVFLKRSKKINSITPQYKVGKYDFDPKNYTLKDNEHSLTLTQRESELLFYFIRNKNTILKRQDILKAIWGDDDYFMGRSLDVFISRLRKILANEHHILIENIHGIGFRFSTGTNE, from the coding sequence ATGGATAAATCTAAAATTTTATATGCAGAAGACGATGAAACGATCGCCTTTCTGATACAGGACAGCTTGGAAAACTACTATGAAATCAACCATTATGCGGATGGAAAATCAGCATTGGATGCGTTCAATAGTCAGAGTTTTGATATCTGTTTACTTGACATCATGATGCCCGGGCTTAATGGTTTTGATCTGGCACAAGAGATCCGCTCCAGCAACCTGGAAATTCCGATTATATTTATTTCTGCCAAAGCGTTAAAGGAAGATCGGATCAAAGGGTTAAAAATCGGAGCAGATGATTATCTGGTAAAGCCATTCAGTATTGAAGAACTTATTCTTAAAATCGAAGTATTTCTTAAAAGATCCAAAAAGATAAATTCAATTACTCCACAATATAAAGTTGGAAAATATGATTTCGATCCCAAAAACTATACTCTGAAGGATAATGAACATTCTTTAACCCTGACCCAAAGGGAATCTGAGCTGCTTTTTTATTTTATCAGAAATAAAAACACCATTCTGAAAAGACAGGATATTTTAAAAGCAATATGGGGTGATGATGACTATTTTATGGGACGAAGCCTGGATGTATTCATTTCAAGATTACGAAAAATATTGGCCAATGAGCATCATATCCTGATTGAGAATATACACGGTATTGGATTTCGTTTCTCAACGGGAACAAACGAGTAA
- a CDS encoding VOC family protein produces MDLKIHSIVWGVKNLEKAIAFWSEALNYRLKREPDVDFAILIPVSGEGVQLSLKLTSSEEPKRHHIDLITHNQNQEVERLLSIGATKMKGWNYGPDADYVVLVDPEGNSFCIVQAP; encoded by the coding sequence ATGGACTTAAAAATACATTCAATAGTCTGGGGGGTAAAAAACCTCGAAAAAGCAATTGCCTTCTGGTCTGAAGCCTTGAATTACCGGTTAAAAAGAGAACCCGATGTAGATTTTGCCATTTTGATTCCCGTTTCAGGAGAAGGTGTACAGCTATCACTGAAATTAACCTCCTCAGAAGAACCTAAACGACATCATATCGATCTGATTACTCACAATCAAAATCAAGAAGTTGAGCGATTGCTTTCTATCGGTGCCACAAAGATGAAAGGCTGGAATTATGGACCGGATGCTGACTACGTCGTGCTGGTAGATCCGGAAGGAAATTCTTTCTGTATTGTACAAGCCCCATAA